The Cellulophaga sp. L1A9 genome window below encodes:
- a CDS encoding phage baseplate assembly protein V encodes MRRTHGRNNLGVYGQDIQTFGLSTTLQSQNSGFTSKDWVNDSELESVSSSYSAQSGHMYAGNVKRESEGLFAKKENYSWNHNQNEYSGQQGLDHVAKVDTLSKAANMIIANGSSEIVGLRVGDNLTIEGVSFSDKTRRDAFGSYMITKVAHRFDHSGNYENHFEGVPEGTEHPHYSAVFATPSAEEQRGVVLDNNDPDGLGRIKVQFGWQRRMGTSTPWIKMNTPYGGNGKGFYFIPELDEEVLVGFENNNPEKPYVLSAGYNNSAKSGVADADNNIKAIMTRSGHIIELNDTDGGEMITIKDKNENIININTASNDIIISAHNDITITAAENLALNSKNMQINVEENLDITVGANKTESITENYTLMANNEEHQIGEDIKVISSTYKQQAQEITTDASGEIKTNAGGKITIASGDSIEYGE; translated from the coding sequence TTGCGTAGGACGCACGGGAGAAACAATTTAGGGGTGTATGGTCAGGATATTCAAACCTTTGGCCTCTCCACTACCCTACAGTCCCAAAATAGCGGCTTTACTTCTAAAGATTGGGTCAATGATAGTGAATTAGAATCGGTTTCTTCATCGTACAGTGCACAAAGCGGACATATGTATGCTGGGAATGTAAAAAGAGAATCAGAAGGTTTATTTGCCAAGAAAGAAAACTACTCTTGGAATCACAATCAGAATGAATATAGCGGACAACAAGGTTTAGATCATGTAGCAAAAGTTGATACCTTATCTAAAGCGGCGAATATGATTATTGCCAACGGATCTTCAGAAATTGTCGGTTTACGTGTGGGCGATAATTTAACCATTGAAGGCGTTAGTTTTTCTGATAAAACACGTAGAGATGCGTTTGGATCCTATATGATTACCAAAGTAGCACACCGTTTTGATCACAGTGGTAATTATGAAAATCATTTTGAAGGGGTACCAGAAGGCACAGAACACCCACATTACAGTGCGGTATTTGCCACTCCCTCTGCAGAAGAACAACGTGGTGTTGTTTTAGATAACAATGACCCTGATGGATTAGGCCGTATAAAAGTACAGTTTGGTTGGCAGCGCAGAATGGGCACCTCTACCCCATGGATAAAAATGAATACCCCTTACGGTGGTAACGGTAAAGGCTTTTACTTTATTCCAGAACTGGACGAAGAAGTTCTGGTAGGTTTTGAAAATAACAACCCTGAAAAACCATATGTGTTGAGTGCTGGTTATAATAATAGCGCAAAGAGTGGTGTTGCAGATGCCGATAATAATATAAAAGCTATCATGACCCGCAGTGGACATATTATTGAACTAAATGATACTGATGGTGGGGAGATGATTACCATTAAGGATAAAAATGAGAACATTATCAATATCAACACGGCTAGTAATGATATTATAATCTCTGCACATAACGATATTACAATTACTGCTGCCGAAAATTTAGCGTTAAATAGCAAGAACATGCAGATAAATGTTGAAGAAAATTTAGACATTACTGTAGGGGCTAATAAAACAGAAAGTATCACAGAAAATTATACGCTTATGGCGAATAATGAAGAGCACCAAATTGGAGAAGATATCAAGGTGATTAGTAGCACCTATAAACAACAAGCTCAGGAAATTACTACGGATGCCAGTGGAGAAATTAAAACCAACGCAGGTGGCAAGATCACTATTGCTAGTGGGGACTCTATAGAATATGGAGAGTAA
- a CDS encoding DUF2931 family protein, whose product MKKYEWRPTACAPENYPAEVVKGDVFMDDGTSIYIPTGHTLMHGWGDTGAIHISGPDFKQVPSSFSIKWVSYLEEKFYGGTFQLPKEKITDYFEEGFVDRRGIKRTYTKTVIGLAPGGVLVVWLLGAGKVVEIERYQAKEIQVEKKDFIPYASYSVTEYLKVTRNRIVNDDIRGAIDVDNIPFGIWDIYRKKYEWNPTIDFKNQSNVELTNVYFSYYNGEMFRTIGSNKKAMVKEQRAIPKESGITWTDGNGNEFGATITFDDQEMLRLFHEVYLEDKNTSMEIIIQLDKYNSIITTFIKTETKTYPITKTVSEISVYTTE is encoded by the coding sequence ATGAAAAAATACGAATGGCGGCCAACAGCTTGTGCTCCTGAGAATTATCCTGCGGAAGTAGTTAAAGGAGACGTTTTTATGGATGACGGAACTTCCATCTATATTCCTACGGGGCATACTTTAATGCATGGCTGGGGAGATACTGGCGCAATCCATATTTCAGGCCCAGATTTTAAGCAAGTTCCCAGTAGTTTTAGTATTAAATGGGTATCCTATTTAGAGGAGAAATTTTATGGAGGTACTTTTCAACTTCCTAAAGAAAAAATAACTGATTATTTTGAAGAAGGTTTTGTAGACCGCAGAGGAATAAAAAGAACCTATACTAAAACAGTAATAGGTTTAGCTCCTGGTGGTGTACTTGTTGTCTGGTTGCTAGGTGCAGGTAAGGTTGTGGAAATAGAACGATATCAAGCAAAAGAGATACAAGTTGAAAAAAAAGATTTTATCCCTTATGCTTCATACTCTGTTACGGAGTATTTAAAAGTAACAAGGAACCGTATTGTAAATGATGATATCAGAGGTGCCATTGACGTGGATAACATTCCTTTTGGGATTTGGGATATATATCGAAAAAAATATGAATGGAATCCAACCATTGATTTTAAAAATCAAAGTAATGTGGAGTTAACTAACGTTTATTTCTCATATTACAATGGCGAAATGTTTAGAACTATAGGCAGTAATAAAAAAGCTATGGTAAAAGAGCAAAGAGCCATACCAAAAGAATCTGGAATTACTTGGACAGATGGTAATGGGAATGAATTTGGAGCTACAATTACTTTTGATGATCAGGAAATGCTAAGATTGTTCCATGAAGTTTATCTTGAAGATAAAAATACGAGTATGGAAATAATTATTCAATTAGATAAATATAATAGTATAATTACTACATTTATTAAAACGGAAACAAAAACATATCCAATTACAAAAACGGTAAGTGAAATAAGTGTTTACACAACTGAATAG
- a CDS encoding contractile injection system protein, VgrG/Pvc8 family, with translation MSKMITPVLIIDGERFLPKSGYKVTIEQSMGTHSSFSVVFQTNATEGYGGTLMNNSINYSGKKLSIGVNDGELEYVGIITSVALQKGIGASGAIVLSGQGASILLSRSVQCFSYEEGSSFSQVVSDTFNGHSTDLLKMEIGNGTNIRLPYTVQYNESDFSFLQRMCARYGVGCMTMGEPFA, from the coding sequence ATGTCTAAAATGATTACCCCAGTGCTTATTATCGATGGAGAACGTTTTCTTCCTAAATCTGGTTATAAGGTTACTATAGAACAATCCATGGGTACCCACAGCTCTTTTAGTGTGGTTTTTCAAACCAATGCTACCGAAGGTTACGGCGGTACACTAATGAATAATTCTATTAATTATTCCGGTAAAAAACTATCTATAGGGGTTAATGATGGTGAGCTAGAATATGTAGGGATCATTACTTCTGTAGCTTTGCAAAAAGGAATTGGCGCTTCTGGCGCTATTGTGCTTTCAGGACAAGGGGCTAGTATTTTACTCTCGCGCTCCGTACAATGTTTTAGCTATGAAGAAGGGTCTTCTTTTAGCCAAGTGGTAAGTGATACCTTTAATGGACACTCCACAGATTTATTAAAAATGGAAATAGGAAATGGAACCAATATTCGTTTGCCTTATACCGTACAATACAACGAATCCGATTTTTCATTCTTACAACGTATGTGTGCTCGTTATGGCGTTGGATGTATGACAATGGGAGAACCTTTTGCGTAG
- a CDS encoding DUF2235 domain-containing protein, translating to MNTEESKSFISNIDVQTSFVNVGNSSYEEAIPADAVNVTVGVYFDGTQNNRKNTEAREEHDKGASGNKDIAEHYIFNEGSSFENDHSNISRSEPYYVKKNTKKHKQLSIYIEGVGTENHEEDSYVLGVAQAKGDTGIKPKVKKAFETLGAEINEVLSDVNGKTIYNLTIDTFGFSRGAAAARYFISEVTKRKGQVKRRNSRNGKEIKYKVDFGPLGEHLYDNLWIVKSLNIRFVGLYDTVASFGIDHDDDTEELNLDAIKKANHVFQIGADDEHRNKFRRTNIVSAGGRGKEVLFPGVHSDIGGGYMDGEGEKLIVDKYNLSRLEKERLYLIDQAWYKDFEIKVDYGVAKLLAERKSISNLYSFIPLHVMAEYGMSKAVDCEIGKLNDKYSIKDPVLLKIRKELDNYVWGYRDKVSFTNDADRELLKRIRHKYFHFSAHYNRSYGLTPHKPNIVDGKRIRVINEG from the coding sequence ATGAATACAGAAGAAAGTAAATCATTTATTAGCAATATTGACGTTCAAACCTCATTTGTAAATGTGGGAAACTCCAGCTATGAAGAGGCTATTCCTGCTGATGCTGTGAATGTTACAGTTGGAGTATATTTTGATGGAACTCAGAATAATAGAAAAAATACAGAAGCTAGGGAAGAACACGATAAAGGAGCTTCTGGAAACAAGGATATTGCTGAACATTATATTTTTAATGAAGGGAGCAGTTTTGAAAATGACCACTCTAATATATCTAGAAGTGAACCTTATTATGTAAAAAAGAATACCAAAAAACACAAACAACTTTCTATATATATTGAAGGCGTAGGGACTGAAAATCATGAAGAAGATAGTTATGTTTTGGGTGTAGCTCAAGCAAAGGGCGATACTGGTATTAAACCTAAGGTTAAAAAGGCATTCGAAACGTTAGGTGCAGAAATTAATGAAGTTCTTAGTGATGTTAATGGAAAAACAATTTACAACCTAACAATCGATACTTTTGGATTTAGCCGTGGTGCCGCTGCTGCACGATACTTTATATCTGAAGTAACCAAAAGAAAAGGGCAAGTTAAAAGAAGAAACTCTAGAAATGGAAAAGAAATAAAATATAAAGTAGATTTTGGTCCATTAGGGGAGCATTTATACGATAATTTATGGATTGTAAAATCTTTGAATATCAGATTTGTCGGGCTATATGATACTGTGGCTTCTTTTGGAATCGATCATGATGATGATACTGAAGAATTAAATTTAGATGCTATTAAAAAGGCTAATCATGTATTTCAAATTGGAGCTGATGATGAACATAGAAACAAATTTAGAAGAACAAATATAGTAAGTGCTGGTGGCAGAGGTAAAGAAGTACTATTTCCTGGTGTGCATTCTGATATTGGAGGTGGTTATATGGACGGTGAAGGTGAAAAACTGATTGTTGATAAGTATAACTTAAGCCGTTTAGAAAAAGAAAGGCTTTATTTAATAGACCAAGCTTGGTATAAAGATTTTGAAATAAAAGTTGATTACGGAGTGGCTAAGTTGCTAGCTGAAAGAAAAAGTATTAGTAATCTTTATAGCTTTATCCCTTTACATGTAATGGCTGAATATGGAATGTCCAAAGCTGTCGATTGTGAAATTGGAAAGTTAAATGATAAATACTCTATTAAAGACCCTGTGTTACTTAAAATTCGTAAAGAATTAGATAATTATGTATGGGGCTATAGAGATAAAGTTTCTTTTACCAACGATGCAGATAGAGAGCTTTTAAAAAGAATACGACACAAATATTTTCATTTTTCAGCACACTATAATCGCTCCTATGGCTTAACACCTCATAAACCAAATATAGTAGATGGTAAAAGAATACGTGTAATTAATGAAGGCTAA
- a CDS encoding Imm26 family immunity protein, which yields MSKILPLQNNMGKIRKISIGDVFAIKIENTDYYYFGRILFDVKEQYKEKIENHNYLGWHGKSVLIETYKTISKTPEISEFKVILNGTFVPKKTLLSEDITIIKNIPVNHKKVSFPEVFQDVHMTGILFSLGELTILTSFDTKYVDKTKVFPTLGNMYYIQLATLDYSGRRDLIEYQEDIIDNYFRDSDLRSFPEIRKEIYKDIGEDPNMSYYELALKHGFDLARFY from the coding sequence ATGAGTAAAATATTACCGTTACAAAATAATATGGGAAAAATAAGAAAAATAAGCATTGGCGATGTTTTTGCAATAAAAATAGAAAATACGGACTATTATTATTTTGGAAGAATTTTATTTGATGTAAAAGAACAATACAAAGAAAAAATAGAAAACCACAACTATCTAGGTTGGCACGGTAAAAGTGTTTTAATTGAAACTTATAAAACCATATCCAAAACACCTGAAATCTCTGAATTCAAGGTTATATTAAATGGTACTTTCGTGCCAAAAAAAACACTATTGAGTGAGGATATTACAATCATAAAAAATATTCCTGTAAACCATAAGAAAGTATCATTTCCTGAAGTATTTCAAGATGTTCATATGACAGGTATACTATTTTCTTTGGGAGAATTGACTATTCTAACAAGTTTTGACACAAAATATGTAGATAAAACAAAGGTATTTCCAACGCTAGGAAATATGTATTATATTCAGTTGGCAACCTTAGATTATTCAGGCAGAAGAGACTTAATAGAATACCAAGAAGATATCATAGATAATTATTTTAGAGATTCAGATTTGAGAAGTTTTCCTGAAATACGTAAAGAAATTTACAAAGATATTGGAGAAGACCCTAATATGAGTTATTACGAACTAGCGTTAAAACATGGTTTTGATCTAGCCCGTTTTTATTAA
- a CDS encoding YARHG domain-containing protein, giving the protein MKKILLVVLLGLFISCKGQIEQKKESFKFLTYIELESKSTKELRLVRNEVFARKGYVFNNATLQKYFSDKDWYISNPNLKITFTDEETAFINKIKKLENLRLTLRNSKSNQSVNCIDKIDDENNIYPITFEMTEDYRFYDKIEKAELDMFDNDKIKDISCEGITYKIKCFDQIEYLLIPTALCGNDETFLVLIKEGKTEIKNIYGAQSRYERLDYVLTKDFLEIIKTDYYGYEADQKRDEGKIKKTSIKYKLTETGLVKF; this is encoded by the coding sequence ATGAAGAAAATATTATTAGTAGTTCTATTAGGTTTATTTATTTCTTGTAAAGGGCAAATAGAACAAAAAAAAGAATCTTTTAAATTTTTAACGTATATCGAGTTAGAATCAAAATCTACGAAGGAACTAAGGTTAGTAAGAAATGAGGTTTTTGCAAGAAAAGGATATGTTTTTAACAATGCAACTCTTCAAAAATACTTTTCAGATAAGGATTGGTATATCTCCAATCCAAATTTAAAAATTACGTTTACAGATGAAGAGACTGCCTTTATCAATAAGATTAAAAAGCTTGAAAATCTTAGACTAACCTTACGAAATTCTAAATCTAATCAATCGGTTAATTGTATTGACAAAATAGATGATGAAAATAACATATATCCTATAACTTTTGAAATGACAGAAGATTATAGGTTTTATGACAAAATAGAAAAAGCTGAGCTTGATATGTTTGACAATGATAAAATCAAAGATATAAGTTGTGAGGGAATAACTTATAAGATAAAGTGCTTTGATCAAATCGAATATTTGCTAATACCAACAGCTCTATGTGGTAATGATGAAACATTTTTGGTTTTAATAAAGGAAGGAAAAACAGAAATAAAGAATATATATGGCGCCCAATCTAGATATGAAAGGCTTGACTATGTTTTAACAAAAGACTTCTTAGAAATAATAAAAACGGATTATTATGGGTATGAAGCTGATCAAAAAAGAGATGAAGGGAAAATCAAAAAAACATCTATAAAATATAAGTTAACTGAGACAGGCTTAGTTAAGTTTTAA